CCGACGGCGCGGCGCGCGTGGACGGCGAGCTGGCGGCGCACGCGTCCGACATCCTTGCGGCGCTCGGCGGCCCGCCAGCGGTGCGCAGCTTCGAGGCGGCCGGCGGCCGCGTGCTCGTCACCGTCGTCGACGGCACACGCATCGACGAGGCCGCGCTCCGGACGCTCGGCGTGCGCGGCGTCGCCCGCCCCTCGCGGACGAGCGTGCACCTGCTGCATGCCGACCCCGACGCGCTCGCGCGTGCCCTGAACGCGTCGGCCGAGCGCTGACGCTGGAAGAGCGCCGTCGGATCGCACGAGCCGTCGCCGGCCACCTTCAGACGCGTCTCGGCACGACCAGCACGGCCGCCGTGCGGCGCTCGATCAGTCGCGCCGCGAGGCGTAGGGCGGGCTGCCCGTCCACCTCGTCCCGGCCGATGCAGATCAGCTGCGCCTGCATCTCCGCGCCGACGGCGGCGAGAACGTCGGCGACCGACCCGCGCCGAGCGAGCGGCGTCACGCGCTGCACCGGGAGCAGTCCGGCGAGCCCGCGCAGCGCGCCGACGATGGCGTCCGCTCGGGCGTCCGTTCCGCCGCGCGCCGCAGCCGCGACGGGCGGCAGCGCGTGTACCAGCACGAGCTCGACGTGGGGCCCGAGCGCCTCGCCGACCCACCGCGCGGCGGCGAGCGACGCGAGGCTGAAGTCGATGCCGGCGACGACGCGTGGCAGCTCGCGCATCGAGGCGCGCGATTCGCGGCTCCGCTCGGGCAGCGGAGCGGCGCGATGCGAGAGGGCGGATCCCGGCATGCGTGTCACCTCCACGAGGGCACGCGCGACGCACGCGCCGCGGGCCGCATCCGGTGATGGTGCACGGCGGCGTACAGCACCTGCACGATCGTCAGGCAGACGTCGAGGCTCGTGTCCTCGGAGAGCAGGAACTCGATCGAGAACGCATTCGCCTCGGGCGTCGGCGGACACGCGCTCGGGCCGCCGCATGCCAGCACCTCCTCGATCGACGGCACCGCGTCCGCGGAGGTCGGCGGCACCAGCCGCGCCACGCGCGTCGCGTGGACGTACACCCACTCGTGCCGGCCGTCGTTCAGCACGCGGACGCCGGCGCGTGCCTCGCCGCCCGCGTCGTTAGGCGGCCGGGCGGCCCCGGGGCCCGCATGCAGCACGCGCGACGTGGTGCCGCCGGCGTACGCGGCGAGCGCGAGCGCGCCCTGCACCGCCGCGGCCACGGCGTCGCGATGCGAGGCGAAGCACGTGAAGCGGACCGTCCGCGCCTCGAGCCAGCCGACCGTCGCGTGACCGGCGTCGCGAAACAGGTACGCTCCGGGGCTTCGCGGAATGATCCTCATCATGTCGATCCTCTCGGGTGAACCTGGTGGTCGATCGGGTGCTCCACCGCGGCGTCGCGCGGGAGGTCGGCCAGCGGCGACCAGAACTGCATGCGCTGCTCGATCGGCAGCGTTCGCCGCGCCTCGGCGCTCGCGCGGAGCACCATCTGGTAGCGCGCGTACAGCGTGGGATGACGCGCCCAGAACGCGCCGGGCACCTCCATCAGCCCGCGCACGATGTCGCCGGTGAACCATCCGCCCGACGCGAGCGGATCCCGCTCGGCCACGTCGAGCGCGCGCGGCACCGCGCTCGCGAAGTCCCAGCCGCCGAGCAGCGCGCCGAGCAGCTCCGTGAGCCGCGCGTCCGCAATCGGTCGGCGCGTCGTCGGTGCGCAGGTGGCGCGCGCGCGAGAGTCAGGCATCCGGACGCGCGTCCGGCGACGGTCCCGCCACCGCGCCCTCGGCCAGCGCGCGGCTCATCGACTGCGCGGCGCTCACCAGCGTGCCTAACGTCGCGTACGACGGCAGGTCGAACTCCACCGCGAAGCTCTCCATGCCCGGCGGCGCGTCGTCGACGCGCAGGAGCCGCGCGAGCTTGCGCGTGTCGTCGGCGATCCACTCGTGACGACCGTCGTGGAGGATGCGGAGCCGGTCCACGACCGGCTCGTAGCGCGGCCATCCCGGATACTGGCGTCGGAGCGCCGTGTCGAGCGCGCGCCACGCCGCGGCCGCCACGGTCATGGCGCGGTGCTCGTCGCCGGATCCGTGGAGCCCGATGGTGCGATCCCGGATCCAGCCGACCACCGTTCCGTCGAGCCGCTCGAGTCTGTGCAGTTCGTCGCCCTGGGCGAGTACGTTCAGCATGGCGTCTCCTCCAACGCGTGCCGCGAGTGATGAGCGGGATGTCGTCCGGCACGCGGACCACGCCGTGATGCCGTCGTTCGGCGCGGCCCGGTGCCCGACCGTTCAGCTGGTGGTGCGATCGGATGTCGATGGTGGATGCGGCCCTCCTCTCTCTCGCGTGAGGTGCGGGTGGGCTGCGCGACGCGCACGGCGACCGCGGAAGTCGCGTTTTTTTTGTGCGGCCACGCGTGCGCGCGCGAGCCCACCGGAAGCGGTGCCTAACGTGGGACCGCCCCCCCGGCGTCGTGCGCAGGAGGGGCGGTCGGTCGCGGCGCCGGTGAGGGTCGCCGCGGGAGCCGGTCCAGGCCGGGGCTCAGCCGCTCCGGTGCCGCCCTCGGAGCGATGGCCCACGGCGCCTGCGCGCGCGCGGGAGGTCGGCCGCCACGTCTCGCATCTCGGACACCCGCGTGCGATGCGTGCCCGACTTCACGAGGTACGGCACGCCGCTGTCGGTCGCGCGCGACGTCGCCGCCCGCCCCGTCCACGACCCCGTCGCACCCGTGCACGCTCCGCGCGCCGGCGTGGCGGTGCGCGCTGGTCGCGTCGCGGATCGAGCGGTGGTGGTAGCAGCAGTCATGACGGCGTGCACGCGAGTGGGTGAAACGCACGAAGTCGCGTCACCGATGTCACCGGCCAGCACACACGGCTGCCGGGGGCGACCACCCGCGCGACGCGCGGCGGCCACCTTCCACATCGGGACGCGACTCCCGCATCGGAGTGTAGCCCGCGCGCCGATGAAGTCAAGCGAGGTCGACACGTTAGGCGGCCACGCGCCGATCGGCCGTGCGCGCCGTCGTCGGCCGCGGGTGCTCGGTGAACGGCCCCTGCCGGACGAGCATCGCGATGCTGAGGACGAGCAGCAGTCCGCTCAGGCCGAGCAGCAGCGCATGGAACTCCTGCGGCGTCGCGAAGCCGACGGCGATCGGCACGAACGCCGCCAGCACGACCGAGAGCCACGGCTCGCGGCGGTACCACGGCCACGGCGTGTCGTGCGCCACCGTCGACGTCGTGGACGATGCGGGCGATGTGGACGCCGTCGACGTGCGCGCGGCGGCCACCGTCTCCGACGGCGCGGTCGGCGACTCGGCCGGCGGATCGTCCATCGGCGACGCGAGTCGCACCTGCGGCTGCGAGGTGTCGTTGCGACCACCCGGCAGATGCGCGGGGATCGGGATCGGGCGAGCGTGGAAGGACATGGCGATTCTCCAGGGCGTGTCGGACGGATCCCGGGCGCGCGCGCCCGGGGCGGAAGTCGACGGGTGCCCTCGCCTCAGCGCGTGGCGCGCGAGCGCGGAGGGCGATCAGCCCTGGAGAGGTGGGGCCGTCGCGAAGTACGGGAGGACGGCGCCGAGGGCGGCGACGGCGTGCGACGCGCGCAGCGTGCGCAGGCTCGCGTCGGGCGCGCCGACCAGCGCGCGCAGCAGCGCCGCGGGCGACCCGAGCGAGGTCGCCGGCGTGGGATGCGTGGCCGGCGGCGCGCCCGTCGCCGACACGACGCCCGTGACGACACGCGTGAAGCGCGGCGCGTCGCGCGTCGGGCGGGGCTCGCTCCGTCGCACGCTCGTCTCGACCGCGGCGCTCGCCGCACGAGCGGCGGCGCCGTCAGGCCGCGTCGCCGGATGACCGGCGAGCGCCTGGAAAATCGAGAGCCAGAGGGCTACGAGGAGGGACACGCTCACGGAGCCTGATACACCGCGCTGGACCAAGAGGGTCCAACCGCCGAGCATCGCGAGCCGGCTCAGGTCGAGGCGACGAGCCGACGCGACTTCTTGAGCCACCGCGCCAGCGCCCACAGCACCGCGGTCGCCGGCACGCCGGCGAGCAGCGCCGCGTGATACGTCGGGCGCGCGTCCCACGGCTCGTGCGCGAGCGAGTCGCCGAGCATGAGCAGGCACGCGCCGGCCACCCAGTACGCCGCGCTGCCGTACTCCTTCACGATCACGCGGCGCCAGTCGAACGGCAGCCCCGCGAGCGACGCGCGCAGCCCGCGCGGCCGGAACCCCCACCGCGGCACCGCCGCGCTGTACGCGTCGTACGCCGCGCCGAAGCGGTCGCGCAGGAACGCCTCCTCCGCGGCCACGATGGCGACGTAGCCTAACACGAAGAACGGGATGCCTAACGCGTAGGTGAAGGGATTGTTCCACACGACGAGCAGCCCCGCGAGGATCAGCAGGTTGCCGACGTACAGCGGGTTGCGGCAGTGCGCGAACAGCCCACCGGTGACGAGCCCCTCGGCGTACACCCGCCGGTCGCGGCCGCCGCGGATGATGTACGCGTAGCCGATCACGGCGACGCGCAGCGCCTGCCCCACCACGGCGAGCGACACGCCCAGCAGGTCGAGCAGGTCGTCGAGCCGCCGGTCGCCGCTCGGCCAGTGCGGGCGCGTGAGGCCGAACAGCGCGAGCAGCACGACCGGGAACAGCGCGTCGCGGTAGCGGAACAGGAAGTTGCCGTAGCGGATCAGCATCTCGGCGGCCTCGCGCCCGTCACTTCACCGCGATCATGCCGGCGAAGTTGTACCACCGGAAGAACTCCTGGAACCGCGTGAACCCGCAGCGGAGCAGCAGCTCGCGGTTCTCCTCCACGCGGTACGGGATCAGCACGTTCTCCAGCGCCTCGCGCTTGCGCGCGATCTCCATGTCCGAGTACCCGTGGCGCCGCTTCATCGCGTAGTACTTGTCGATGAACACGCGGTTGAAGAGCGTCTCGCTCTCGATCACCTTCTCGCAGAAGATCAGCGCGCCGTCGGGGCGCGTTCCCGCGGCGATGGTGCGCACGACGCGCTCGCGGTGCAGCGGCCGCACGAACTGCAGGGTGAACAGCATCACCGACACCGACGCGTCCTCCACCACGAACGGCGCGTGCAGGTCGACGAGCCGCACCTCGCGCCGGCGCGTCGGCGTCAGCCCGTCGAGCCGCTCGCGGGCGCAGCGCACCATGTCCGGCGCGTTGTCGACGCCGACGAGCCGCACCGACGGGTCGAGCCACGAGTCGAGCGCCAGCAGCGTCGTGCCGGTGGAGCACCCGAAGTCGTACACCGTCGATCCGGGCGCCGCGAACTCCGCGGCGAGCTCGCACGTCATCCGCTGGATCTCGCCGTAGAACGGCACCGAGCGGTTGACCATGTCGTCGAACACCCGCACGGTCGCCGCGTCGAACGCGAAGTCGGAGCCGCGCGGCGCTCCGTCCGCGAAGATGCGATCGGTCGGTGCGCCGCCGGGGGTGATCGGGCCCGGCATGGCCCCGTCGGGACGGTACGACGCGGGCGTCGTCACGACGTCTCTCACGCTCGGCCTCCCTGGTGAAGACTCGTCGACCTCCCCGGATATACCGCGCCCGGGCCGGCTGTCAACGAGCCTCACATCGCGCGAGACGTTCGGTCACTCCTCGTCGAACAGCGCCCACTCGAGCGCGGCGACGAACGCGCAGCAGTCGGCGCCGTCCTCTCGCGCCGCGTCGCGGAGCGTGCGCGCGCCGCCGCAGCACGCGTCGATGCCGAAGCCGTCGAGCACCGACGCGACGGCGGGGTGCTGCCGGAGCAGCTCGTTCACGGTCGTGGCGGGGTCGACGCGCGGAATGGGCCGGCTCTCGCGCCCGTCCGAGAGCGACCCCGCCGCGCCGCGCACGCCGCTCACCGCGCCGAGACCTTCAGGTGTCCCTTCATGCCCAGCAGCGCGTGGGGGTCGCACTGGAAGTAGTACGTGCCCGGCGCGAACGCGACCTTCACGTCGTACGTCTGTCCCGGCAGCTGCAACATCTCGCTCGCCGGCGGGAGCCCCTGCACGCCGGGGTTCGAGTCGGGAAGGAAGTGCACGTTGTGCACGCCCTGGCCGAGCGTGTAGCGCACGACGTCGCCCGGCTTGGCCTCGACCGTCGCGGGCTGGAACACGTTGTTGCCCTGCGCGTCGGTCGTCGCCGTGACAGTGATGACCTGTCCGCCGGCGTCCGGCGTCTGCGGTCCGCCAGCGGCCGCCGGCGCCGCGGCGTTGGCCGCCGCGTTAGGCGCCTGCTCGGCGGCGGAGGCGGCGCCGTGGTCCTTGCCGCCGCACGCGGCGACGAGGGTGGCGGCAGCGAGGGCGGCGAGCGTGGAGATCCGGGACTGCGTCATTGAGTGAGGCTCGAGTCGAAGTGGTTGGTCAGAAATCCCTGCGGCGGAACGCGCGCAGGCCGAGGCCGAGCGGCAGGACGATCCAGGCGAGCAGTGCCGACGCGGCGACGAGCGATCCGGCCGTGCCGCCGAAGAAGCGCGCGAACACCGCGCCCGTGTAGCCGAGGAGCGCGGCGACGTCGAAGCGCAGGAGGAGCAGCACGCGCGCGAGATCGATCGGGTTCGTCAGCATCGCGGCGAGCAGCGGCCGCTCCACGGGGTAGTCGGCGAACACCGCGACGGCGAGCAGCACCGCGCCGTCGTAGACCAGGCCT
The window above is part of the Gemmatirosa kalamazoonensis genome. Proteins encoded here:
- a CDS encoding universal stress protein — translated: MPGSALSHRAAPLPERSRESRASMRELPRVVAGIDFSLASLAAARWVGEALGPHVELVLVHALPPVAAAARGGTDARADAIVGALRGLAGLLPVQRVTPLARRGSVADVLAAVGAEMQAQLICIGRDEVDGQPALRLAARLIERRTAAVLVVPRRV
- a CDS encoding DUF542 domain-containing protein, with translation MSGVRGAAGSLSDGRESRPIPRVDPATTVNELLRQHPAVASVLDGFGIDACCGGARTLRDAAREDGADCCAFVAALEWALFDEE
- a CDS encoding plastocyanin/azurin family copper-binding protein — translated: MTQSRISTLAALAAATLVAACGGKDHGAASAAEQAPNAAANAAAPAAAGGPQTPDAGGQVITVTATTDAQGNNVFQPATVEAKPGDVVRYTLGQGVHNVHFLPDSNPGVQGLPPASEMLQLPGQTYDVKVAFAPGTYYFQCDPHALLGMKGHLKVSAR
- a CDS encoding methyltransferase family protein, translating into MLIRYGNFLFRYRDALFPVVLLALFGLTRPHWPSGDRRLDDLLDLLGVSLAVVGQALRVAVIGYAYIIRGGRDRRVYAEGLVTGGLFAHCRNPLYVGNLLILAGLLVVWNNPFTYALGIPFFVLGYVAIVAAEEAFLRDRFGAAYDAYSAAVPRWGFRPRGLRASLAGLPFDWRRVIVKEYGSAAYWVAGACLLMLGDSLAHEPWDARPTYHAALLAGVPATAVLWALARWLKKSRRLVAST
- the cmoA gene encoding carboxy-S-adenosyl-L-methionine synthase CmoA codes for the protein MRDVVTTPASYRPDGAMPGPITPGGAPTDRIFADGAPRGSDFAFDAATVRVFDDMVNRSVPFYGEIQRMTCELAAEFAAPGSTVYDFGCSTGTTLLALDSWLDPSVRLVGVDNAPDMVRCARERLDGLTPTRRREVRLVDLHAPFVVEDASVSVMLFTLQFVRPLHRERVVRTIAAGTRPDGALIFCEKVIESETLFNRVFIDKYYAMKRRHGYSDMEIARKREALENVLIPYRVEENRELLLRCGFTRFQEFFRWYNFAGMIAVK
- a CDS encoding contact-dependent growth inhibition system immunity protein, translated to MPDSRARATCAPTTRRPIADARLTELLGALLGGWDFASAVPRALDVAERDPLASGGWFTGDIVRGLMEVPGAFWARHPTLYARYQMVLRASAEARRTLPIEQRMQFWSPLADLPRDAAVEHPIDHQVHPRGST